A window of Bos taurus isolate L1 Dominette 01449 registration number 42190680 breed Hereford chromosome 19, ARS-UCD2.0, whole genome shotgun sequence contains these coding sequences:
- the TUBG2 gene encoding tubulin gamma-2 chain, with protein sequence MPREIITLQLGQCGNQIGFEFWKQLCAEHGISPEGIVEEFATEGTDRKDVFFYQADDEHYIPRAVLLDLEPRVIHSILNSPYAKLYNPENIYLSEHGGGAGNNWASGFSQGEKIHEDIFDIIDREADGSDSLEGFVLCHSIAGGTGSGLGSYLLERLNDRYPKKLVQTYSVFPNQDEMSDVVVQPYNSLLTLKRLTQNADCVVVLDNTALNRIATDRLHIQNPSFSQINQLVSTIMSASTTTLRYPGYMNNDLIGLIASLIPTPRLHFLMTGYTPLTTDQSVASVRKTTVLDVMRRLLQPKNVMVSTGRDRQTNHCYIAILNIIQGEVDPTQVHKSLQRIRERKLANFIPWGPASIQVALSRKSPYLPSAHRVSGLMMANHTSISSLFESSCQQYDKLRKREAFLEQFRKEDIFKDNFDELDRSREVVQELIDEYHAATRPDYISWGTQEQ encoded by the exons TTGGGTTCGAGTTCTGGAAGCAGCTGTGCGCCGAGCATGGTATCAGCCCCGAGGGCATCGTGGAGGAGTTCGCCACCGAGGGCACTGATCGCAAGGACGTCTTTTTCTACCAG GCTGACGATGAGCACTACATCCCGAGGGCAGTGCTGCTGGACCTGGAGCCCAGGGTGATCCACTCCATCCTCAACTCCCCCTATGCCAAGCTCTACAACCCAGAAAACATCTACCTGTCGGAGCATGGAGGAGGAGCTGGCAACAACTGGGCCAGTGGATTCTCCCAG GGTGAAAAAATCCATGAAGATATCTTTGACATCATAGACCGAGAAGCAGATGGAAGTGACAGCCTAGAG GGCTTTGTGCTGTGTCATTCCATCGCTGGGGGGACCGGTTCTGGCCTGGGCTCCTACCTCTTGGAGCGATTGAATGACAG GTACCCCAAGAAGCTGGTACAGACATACTCAGTGTTTCCCAACCAGGATGAAATGAGTGATGTGGTGGTCCAACCCTACAACTCACTGCTCACACTCAAGAGGCTGACCCAGAACGCCGACTGTGTG GTGGTGCTGGACAACACTGCCCTAAACCGGATCGCCACAGACCGCCTGCACATCCAGAATCCTTCGTTCTCCCAGATCAACCAGCTG GTGTCCACCATCATGTCAGCCAGCACCACCACCCTGCGCTACCCCGGCTACATGAACAATGACCTCATCGGCCTCATCGCCTCGCTCATTCCCACGCCACGGCTCCACTTCCTCATGACTGGTTACACCCCCCTCACCACGGACCAGTCG GTGGCCAGCGTGAGAAAGACCACGGTCCTGGATGTCATGAGGCGACTGCTGCAGCCCAAGAACGTGATGGTGTCCACAGGCCGGGATCGCCAGACCAACCACTGCTACATCGCCATCCTCAACATCATCCAGGGGGAGGTGGACCCCACCCAG GTCCACAAGAGCCTGCAGAGGATCCGGGAACGGAAGCTGGCCAACTTCATCCCCTGGGGCCCCGCCAGCATCCAGGTGGCCCTGTCCAGGAAGTCGCCCTACCTGCCTTCTGCCCACAGGGTCAGTGGGCTCATGATGGCCAACCACACCAGCATCTCCTCG ctcTTTGAAAGTTCCTGCCAGCAGTACGACAAGCTGCGGAAGCGGGAGGCCTTCCTGGAGCAGTTCCGGAAGGAGGACATCTTTAAGGATAACTTTGACGAGCTGGACAGGTCCAGGGAGGTTGTACAGGAGCTGATTGATGAGTACCACGCAGCCACTCGACCAGACTACATCTCCTGGGGCACCCAGGAGCAGTGA